The following is a genomic window from Mus caroli chromosome 17, CAROLI_EIJ_v1.1, whole genome shotgun sequence.
TTACTGGctttgcctcctcagtgctatGGCAACATTCCTGTCCCACCCAGATTCATGCTGGCTGCATTTCTCCTGTTTTGGGGTCTCATACAAACCTAGAGCAGTACCAGAGGCCTTTGGTGTCAACAAACGATGCCAGTTACAGTGAAAAGCAAAACAGCTACACACAAACAGCTGGCGAACGGGACTCACCTTCATCTCGTGTGTAATCCTCCCCTGAATGAGGCTCAAACAAATAGTCCCCTGTGGCTAGTTCAAAGGCCTAAGGAAAAGAGACAGCGCATGAAAGTACCAGAGAAACAGAACGCTGCTGCAAAGCCTCTGCTATCTGATTCCAAACCTAGACGACCACTTGAGAAGCAGCCAAGATTGCTTCTGAATGACAACTATAGACcaataaaatgggaaaaggaaaaaagcctCCTCAGTCAGCACTGATGTTGGGGCAGCCCGAGGGAAAggagagcacacagcacagcagagTGGAGCTGACCAGCAGTGGGCTAACTGCTTCCCACAACACAACACAGCCACACTTCAACCGACGGAGCGCTGGGAATGctctttaaaacaaatgtttaggcgggcgtggtggcacacgcctttaatcccagcactcaggaggcagaggcaggtggatttctgagttcgaggccagcctggtctacagagtgagttccaggacaaccagggctatacagagaaaccctgtctcaaaaaaacaaaaaaaccccaaccaaaccaaacaaaaaaagtttaaaggaaaGGTGGGAACTTGTTATGCCTGGTGAGGCAGGATTGCCAAGAATCCGAGTCCACCTTGGGCCGCACAGTCTGGAAAATGTCTGTCTGTAACCTGGAATGTCTGTAGGATTCCAGCGGGATGCTCTTTACAACAAATGCTTAGCTGTTTCTTACTAGCTCTCTGTGTTGACTGTGGGAACAACTtttgagagttggttctttcttttcctccatgtATGTCTCAGGGTTTGGAGCCAGCTTGTCAGGTGCCTTTATCCATGGCTTAGGTCATGGGCCTTCATGACTGTTCCAGCCACCAAGAAATGTTATCTGAGATGAGTCAGATTTCACCATGGCACTCTGTAGCCAGAAATATGTAGCTTGATGACAGTGCTCTCTTCCAGCCCCCAGTTTCTCCCcgtggccagcagagggcgcagCGGGTGTTGAGAGGCTGTACATGAGACAAGCAGCCTCATCCTGCACTGGAATCCTGCAGTTGGAAACTCTGCCTCACCAGGCTTAACAAGTTCCCACCTCTCCTCTGTAAGCCTTAATTCTCTTGGCTTACTGCTGGGACTAATGAAACAGCAATTAAAGTATAAAAGTGACACACAGGGGAGCTTCCCTGGTAGTGACACTTTCAGCAAGTGTGACAACACCCCCCACGCCCACCAGGCTGTCTTCTCTATGTCTGGTCTTGAATTTGTACAAAGGTACAAAGGGTAACAAAATACCAAGCTAGTGCTTGTAGCCAGCTGAGTGTGAGTTGACTTGGAAAAGCCAGAACCCAAGGCCACTGTGTAAAGCCAAGTGGAGGGACTACGTCCTCAACCTGTCTGGCCTGAGCAGTCAGGGTCTTTCTGAGCACAGAAAGCTTCAACTCAAACTCAAAGCCTAGGCCCACAGGAAAGCATGCCCACTGGCTGATGTTGACAAGCACAGACTGTAACAAAGGGGAAAACTAAATCAAGGCATAACACTCCCCAGCATAAAGCAGTGACATGTGGATTCACAGGTGCCCGGGCTTCACACCTGACCAACCCAGACATCTGAGGAGTGGCCCCACTGCAGAGGACAGCATCCTTCCAGTGGCATCCCAAGTCTGCAAACAGGTCAAGGCTATAAGCTCAAGGACAATTGTAACCAATACAGGAAAAAGAATGCCTCTGAACTATGGCTTACAACCCAACCCACCCCTGCCCTCACCCCATCATGCCACGCCCATGGTTTCTGACACAACACTGAGAGCAGCTGTGTGCCACTCTGCTCAGTACTGCATTAGCAAACAGGGAAGGCAGTGGGCGGGGCTCACCATGCATGCCGTGCTCCAGATGTCAGCAGGGGTGTTGTAGCCAGATCCTATCAGGACTTCCAAAGACCGATACTGCCGTGTCTGGATATCTTCAGTGAAATGCTTGTGCTGAGTGAGTCAAGGAGTGGAGATTCTTAAtactcatttatttaaaacaggAAGTAACTAAGGCTTACTTAATAATGGAAACTAAAGCAAGCTGTCTGCAAAACTTATTTAACAACCTGTCTACTGCTTCTCCAGATAACTTAAAAAATTGAGCCTTAATTTAGTTTAGACATACAGACTTAGGAATAACAATagctttattaagaaaataaaaatattagagccggtgtgatggcatatgcctccaatcctagcacttgggagaggcaaaggcaggcaagtCTCTGAATTCTACATGGCTAATCTGGTCTACatggtgggttccaggccagccacagttACAATGAGgctgtttcaaaaagcaaaacaaagaaacccaaaccaagcaagcaaacaaaaaatatatacaagtagATAAAACAAGAGCCATCGAGAGggatcagcaggtaagagcacggCAGcacggagagggagagggagagggagagggagagggagagggggagagagagagagagagagagagagcacgcgcTAGTTTACCCACACTGTCTTTTgcaattgttctctgacctacatGCATGTTGTGGCACACTGctgtacacatgcatgctccCATACAATGAATAATCAAAAAGAAACAAGCTCAAATGACAATCAAATGTGTAAAATAAGAGTACAAAAGGCAAAGTCTATAGCCCTGCTAAGACAGACAGCCTTCAGGCAGAGAGGCAGCGTAGCTCAGGCTGAGGCTTGACATGGAGGCAAGCAGGGCTGAAGTATTccagacagaggaaggagaggatgagctggagagatggctcagtggttaagagcactgactgtaccgaaggtcgtgagttcaaatcccagcaacgacacgatggctcccaaccatccacaatgagatctggtgtgtttgaagatagtctaaagatagctacagtgtacttaaatataataataaataaatcgttgGGCAGGAGCGAGCagtgctacagtgtactcatatacataaaataagtaaatcttaaacaggaggaggaggagcctggccttcagggcttcactgaaagcacacacataactttaaaaaaaaaaaaaaaaaaaaaaaggccaggggtgttgagatggcttagtaggcctCACACATGCCTGCCAATTTAAGTTTTATCCCTGGATCCCACACCCTAGAGAGGACCAACTCTGGCAGGCTGTCTTTTGACCATGCACAGCatcgagtcatctctccaatccctagAGTTATTCCTGCTGTTGATTTCTAGTCTTAAGTCATtgtaatacatacataaaagtatcTCAACGCATCTATATTGGTAAGGCTTGCTTTGTGTCCTAGTATATGGTATATTTTAGGTACTAGTTCCACGGGCTACTAAGAATATTCATTGTGTCTTAGTATACTGTCTACTTTAGGAACTAGTTCTATAGGCTAAGAATATACCTTCTGCAGGGTTTGGATGTCTGTCAACTGGTCAGGGTGACATACACAGTTTCCCATTACTCTTGTGCTGTTGTTGCTCCCTTGGCCTGTATGAAGGGTGTCAGATGGCAAATCGGTACACCTACATTCTTTGTGAGCGCCCTCTGCCTGGAACCTCTTCTGAATCACCTCACCTACCTAAGACACCTATCTTTAATGCTGAGCGATCTTGAGGGACAAGGTGAGAGTTGCTGCTGTCTGGTCCAACCTGTTCCTCTcgcttttttcttcttctcctctatGAAATTCATGTCCATCTGACATGGTAGCAcatctttaaccctagcactgcagaggcagaagcaggcagatctctgtaagttctaaTCCAGACTGGTCTACACTGTGACTTCCTGGAcagactatacagtgagactctgtctcaaaagaatccacatttttaaaattatctatttaaggacagtggtttagagcacttgctactcttgttGGGTTTGGACTCATAACCCAAATTCtttaaactccagttccaggggatctgatgccctgttctggcctccacatgagaCACATATCCAAATTCTATGCACACATGTAACCGTGAGTACATGTCGGCATGCCCAGGGATGTGTGAGGAATGTTAATACTCTGGAGATgaagctacaggcagttgtggtttgtccagtgtgggtgctgggaatcaaattctggtcctctgtaGGCAATAATTGTTCttcactgttgagccatctctctatgaTCTGATCTGTCTCTGAACTGCAGCATTGAGACCATTAATATTCAGAGTACAAGTCTCAAatgcagagatcctcctgcctctgcctctggaatgctggggttaagggcatgtgccaccgtTGCTGAGCTGTGCTGGGACTTCTGCACGTGGGGCACTATTGTTTATAAGTCACTCTTACTCTTTCAGAGGGCGTCTGCAATGCCCGAGCAGGGCCAGGCTGCCCTAGGGCTAAGCTATCGTGGTTTTTCTCCTTCAACACTAGTTTGATTCCTGGGTGCTTCTCTGGAGCTACAGTAATGCCTGGAAGCACTCACTGGGCAGGAAGCACCTACTTAATGTATTCCTGGTACACAGGTAAGAACCCAGCACAGAGAGTGAAAAACCTACTTAAAGTCAAACCTGTACCTTCCCTAAACCACACACAGGTGTGAACtgatacataaaagaaaaaagcaaggaagcaaatgaacctccaaaccaaacaacaacaacaacaacaacaacaacaaaacaaaactcaaggtGTTTAGAGATCATATAAACTCCCACATTGAATACCGGGTGTTGGCAAGTTGAAGAAATAACTGAAAAATCGAGAAGCGACCAGGGTGCAGCCAGGTGGGACAGCGTTATCAACATCAAAGTGGAAGCACTTGACAGTACGTCTGTCTGCAGAATGTGAAAGGGTGAAGACCTTACAGACATTTCAGCAGACACATGGGAAAGGAGGTACCCAGGGCTGGGGAATGGCTACGCTAGGCCTGAGTGGGaccccagcacctacacagaagACAGGCAGGGAAGGCACACAGGAGGCTCTCTGGAGATCACAGGCAGATCAAGCTAGCTGAAAAATGACCAGCcctaggttcagtaagagattCTGAGTTAAAGGAGGACTGCCcagaaaataataggaaaaattCCAGGTCAggtatgatggtacacacctataaGTCTAACAGTTGGGAACTGAGGCACAAGAATGATCTCAAGTTGGAGGCAAATAGCATACTGAGAACTCAAGGACAGGCTGGTCAACTGTAAGATTTTATACAGTTGAGTGGTGTTATTGCacccctttaaccccagcacttgggaggcagaggcaggcaaatctcagaattagaggccagcttgatctacagaatgagttccaggacagctagggctacacagagaaaccctatctcgaaaaacaaaaacacaaactaaaGAATCCCAAAACATTTGTGCTAGGaggtggtggaacacacctttaatcccagtacttgggaggcagagacaggcagatctgaggtttgaaaccagcctggtacaaaaaaaaaccccaaccaacccaAAAACcacaactcaaaacaaaaaaccccacttGTATAACTACACATATAGATACCAAAGAAAACAGGAATAAAAGTCATAACTACATGTTCTTTGATTTTTGAAGGTAAGTAATGCAATACTTCATCAAAAGCTTTTGAAACAACATAAAAAAGcaccaagttctttttttttttggtttttccaagacagggtttctctgtgtagctctggctgttctgggactcactttgtagaccaggctggcctcaaactcagaaatccacctgcctctgcctccccagtgctgggattaaaggcgtgcgccaccactgcctggcagcacCAAGTTCTTGATGCAGCAACTCCTTGTGTGAGCTGGCTGGCCGCAGGGCAGCAGTCCCAAGGACACGGCACAGAGACACTTGCGGTGGATCTGTGTCTCATCAATGCACAGCCAACTCAATCTCCTATCAGTTACTGGTGAACCAAATGTTAACTCAATTTAAAAGGATATAACTTTAAAGCCAATGTCCATGTTGAGGCTGGGTGCCAAGGTTATCGGTGAGTGTGGGCAAGCAAGCAGACAGACTGAGGCCAAGAACAGGGAacggggagggggcggggtgCTTTTGattcccccgccccccacacacacattatatgatACTTTCGTAAGTATATCACACTTTCCGAAGGCATCACCGAGTCAGCCTGTGTCCCCCAGTCACTCGAGTGCAGCCCTGGAGTGCGTGTGACTTACCACCCAGCAGGCATTCCCAAGGTCAGCAATCTTCACTTGGAGCTTCTCTGCATTTTTTGGCTCAAGGGGATTAATAAGAAAATTTCCAGCAGAGAATTTTCCTACAGACAACAGCCATTATCAGTAAAAGAGTTTAAATGAACACAAGACACAAGACACCCAAAGGGCAACCAAGGTCCCCAGGGAGAGAATCTGTCCCCGTCCCCACCCCAGCCACCCCCAACGAAGCTTTCTTTCTAAGGCTAGCTCAAGTTTCTAGAGTACAAAGTCCCTGCATGCACAACGCTGGCTGGAGTGCATCTAAAGTTATCCACAGATTTACACACTGGAAGTAACCTGGACAATTGCTACCAGGAGATGTAGCTCAAAGGTAGAGCCCAGAGTAGAGTCTGTCTACCCCATCCCCACACATCACTGTAAATATAAAACACCTGTCTCCCCACCAAAAACCTAAACCAGACACCAGCTGTAAAAATGCAGTTTTATGAAAACCCTGGCAGTCACTTGTCTAGAAAAGCCTGCACTGTGCAGAGAGGAGCTGGGGGGCTGCTGTGGTACCTTTGCTGTCCAGGGCTCCATTGGGCTCCTGCTCATCCCCAGAAGGTGTATCTGCCCGAATGCTCTCCTCCAGCTGGGTGATGTCCTGTCGGGTGAGTGACTGCTCTACAGAGGACTGGCACACCATGGTCTCAGACACCTCAGAGGCCGTGGGTGTGCAAGAGTCTGTGTCTTGAGATGGACTGCTGTCTCCATTTGAAGAGTTTATGAAACTAGGTTCCTGCTTCAAAGTGTGGACATCACAGTCATTAGCATTATGCAGATCCTCTTTAAGCCTCAGTGTCTCATTATTACTGTCCTCAGGGTAATTAACGACTCCAATCACTCCATTGCAATTAATCTCTGGCGCACCACCCTCTCCACCACGCTCCGTGAGTGTCTGGTCCTGGCCAATGGAATTTGACTCTTctaagaacaaacagaaaaggatgcatgtgtgcatgtgctagtGAGCAGCAGGACAATTCTCACATCATCAAAACACTCTCCTGAGCTCATCCTGAGTGGCATAAAAACAAGACTAACACAACAGCCCTCTAACACCTCcggatggaaggaaggacaaagaccTCATCTTTACCCAATGGCTACAAAGTCTTATCTCCACTTCTGAGGAGAAAGCACCAAGTTACCCTGCAGTGTCTACCAGCTGCCTCCATTAGAGCAATGTGAACTCTTACAGGACACCCCCAGAGATGAGCTGCATACATGAAAGCAAACATTACAAACAAGATAACCCAGTGTCAAGTGTGCCATCAAGTCACTGCTGCAATGCTCTTTTATACCAAGTTTCTCTTGGGTCATTTTATTAGGTGGGTTCTCTGTCAAGGGTCTTTCAACAGGACTCTCTGATTCTTCTTGCTTGTTAGGTCTTTTTTGCCCAGGGCCCgactctttctccatttcctcaaTTTCCTGCATTCGCTTCTCTAGTAATTCTGCCTGgcgcttctgcttcttcttcaatttcttcttcttattctttgaCATTTTGTCAGCCTGGGCGGAGATTACAAACAGATAAAGCCTTCAGGTGGCTAATCCATTACCCCTGGTTGGAGACAACTGTTAACTTTAATTATTTCCTAATCAAATTCCATTCTTTCCCTAGTATTTCATTAATGTAAAATCAGCAGATTTTTTATGAAACTCAATACAAAGGACATTGACAACAGGTCTTCATCTTCTGTGGTCTGTGGGCCTGGTACTCAGACACCTCTCTTACAGAAGCCTCAGCAGTACAAACTCGCTGAAGACATGATGACAtttattggagaaaaaaaaaatcacagaagctCAGGaaatagtctttttttgtttggtttccaAACTCTAAACAAGCTACGACTTCACATCATCCCCGTGCCCGGCGCCCAGAGAGCAGAAGTGAACACAGGAGCACTGTGTGTCATACTTACTGGCTTAGGCTGCGGAGCAGTGCTGactgaaaagaaaggagacagagcagGTGAGAGTGCTGACAGGCGGGCAGGAGGAAGGCGGCAGGCTCAGAAAGACACTGCCAGATGAGGGCGCTCCTCCCCACACAACctacattctctcttctctctaagTGACACCCAGGAAGctgcattatttttaaagaaaacaatcaataTACAGGAAGTAGCTAAACTTTAAATGGCTTTGTGTTCTAAAGACAGCCtcgttgggcagtggtggcgcacgcctttaatcccagcactcgggaggcagaggcaggtggatttctgagtacgaggccagcctgatcttcagagtgagttccaggacagccagggctacacagagaaaccctgtctcaaccccccccgccccctgctaaaaaaaaaaaagacagggtctcactatgtggagctggctggcctcaatctcagaatcACTTGCCTCTGCTGAAATGAAAGCCATGTGCCGTCCTCCCAGCTGATGTCACCTATGCCAGCCCCGAGGGAGGATTCCCACCTCTCCACCATGCCCTTTGGCACTGTAAAGCACAGTTACCATGTGGCTTTGTGCACACTGTGCATGTATGTTGAGAACTGAGAACCTCTGTGGAGTTGGCTCTACTTCCaactttatgtgggttctagggatcaaactctaCTCACCACTTTgcacagcaaatgcctttacctgccaGCTTACTGCCAGCTTTAAAGGGTAAGGTAGTTGACAGATATAAAGAGTTAAACAGTCACCACGTGGCATGTTGTGGAGAACAGTTTAGCATAGATGTTTCATCATCCCTCCAAAAGCATGATAAACTGTGGTTTAAAGCATGATATAAAAACCCACCCTCTTTTCATCTTACAAAACTGAACCCTGGTCACCAACTTTCATCTCCTGTGTTCTTGCTTTCAACGATGTACCAAGAAAAGCCTTCAAGTACAATTAAAGCCCCAATAATTAAGGACTGCACTGCCAAGGGAAAGCAGCACAGCAGCTGTCAGAGCCACTGAGCATAGCGCTGTGCCACTTGCTTCACCCGGCTGCACCACGGGAGACCAACTCCCACAGTTCCTGTCTAACTGGGCCAAGGTCTCCTCGATAAACACAATCCAGCAGCACTCGCTCCTTGACAGTGTCAGTAGGTGAGCATATGCGAGCACCAATAGGCAAACCACAGCCAGCCACCCAGGGAGCACCCAGTGTCATACAGCTACAATCTAGGCACCGGGGAGCCTAAGACAGAAAGATCAGGCGTTCAAATTCAGCCTGGCCTACCTACTGTATAAGAAGACAtcctaaaaaatgaaaatgacagtgGTCAGAAACCTGGTTTAGCAGGTAAAGACAGATGCTGCCTCAGTACCTTGGTCTGATCCCCAGGAACCACGTGGCAGAGAAAAttaactcctgaaagctgtcctagCATCCACATATACTGATCCACATGCCCCTTACAAAGGAGTCAATCAAATGTAAAAGCCCATCAAATAAAAACACTCTAAAACAATAATGTAAGTCAGCTATTTTACTATATCGAATActttttatctaaaaaaaaataactgttcattttcttcccatttgGAAGAAATACCAGTCTCTTTAATGTTGCTACTATCTCTAAAATAATCAGTGAGTGCAATTCtgctgttttgtgaccaaatgaaaacagaaattccTCCTGAGGGTCTGACTCAAGCAAAGCACCATGTACCTGCAGACCCCGATGGTGGGGGAGCTCCTGAGCGTTGccactctgtggcctctgcagccAGTCTTCGAATGTACTGCTCATTCACAGACAACAAGATGTTCTCTGGTTTGATGTCCGTGTGGATGATCCGGCACTTGGTGTGTAAGTAATCCAGGCCCTGTAGCACCTAAGTGAGAATAAAGCAGGAGCTTCAGTAACACACGGTCCAAGCCTGCTAGGAAAGGAAGAATCACAACGAACAGAGAGAGGCTAGCGGGTGCAGCTCGCCCAGCACTGAAGAGCATTGggctcttcttccagaagacccaggctcaattcccagcaaccatatgacaGCTCACAGGCACCTTAAATTCCAGCTTAAGGGAATGCTCATCTGGCCTCTGCCTAAGCATGACGTAGACATGGAGGCAAACACCACAcagacataagaaaaaaaaaaacaaactaaaacaaaagccCACAATGCCAAGCTTTCTTGTCTCCACATTCACATGCAGACAATTTCCAAGTGAGTCACTTCCCAGCCCAATCCTCAGTCTATGTTTTGTCAGGAGAAAACACCtgacatttttatataaagataccatcagccaggtgtagtggtgaaaccctttaattccagcacccaggaggctgaagcaaacCTAAGTTCTGGGGCAGCGTGGTCTACATAACATAGTTAGACACTTCTCAAAGAGGCAGCAATAGAGGGGAGGGGTATCCCACACAGCAATAACCAACATACATACTTGCTGAATAATTTTTTTGACACAAGGCAGCGGAAGCCCCTGATAGTTGGACTTGATGATCCACTTGAGTAGATGATGCCCCAAAACCTCAAACACCATGCAGATATCTAGGAgttcattaaggaaaaaaaaaagaggcccaCGGAAGCAGGTGGACTCCAGCATCAACAGTCCTTTCAGCCACAGAACTACTTTAAGAAAGTTGGTTTAGGAGGAGAAAACATACtcagaaggtggaaggaaagatccGTCTAGTTGTACAAAGTCAGAGTCGGTTCCCCTCAGAATAccgggcgtgtgtgtgtgtgtgtgtgtgtgtgtgtgtgtgtgtgtaacatgacCACTCTCACAGGCTCAACATGAAGAACAAAGACAAGAAGATGCAAAACGTAACTGAAAGGTGAAGGTGGCAAGCTCTCTCCCTGTGGTAGTGAAACACACCTAGTGTTTGCGAGGGAAGTGCCTCGGCACTGGGCTAACCCTCCCTGAGAATTTAAAAACAGACCCCTGACTCACTTTATACAGACACTCCATGCATCGATCTTAATGCCCGCATGCTGCCCACCCACGGCCTCTTCACAGACTGGAAAGCTGAGCTACAGGCCTAACCTGCTGAGGAAGCCTAGGCTCCCTGAGAAGATGGCTGTGGAACCACTGAGGAGCAACGAGAAGCATCTCACTGTAGCTAACAGGACCATGCTACTCTGTGGCCCAGACTGCCTTGAACTGGGCTGGGCGGAGAAGCACCACCACTCTGCAGGCCATTGGGTTAGCATCCTACTTTAGGATCAAAGTTAACATAAAGAGTTTGAGGAGAGGCCGCACACGTTTACTAGAGAACACCAAGGCCAAGTAATAAACTGCCACGGCGGGAGAACATGGCGCCTGTGGACTCAGCCTCCGGGAAGACCTGTAGGCAACCTATGAGCCCAGTGTCATACAAAGCATGTCACCTTCACAGCAGGGCCGCATCTCAGTGATAAGCCTGACTGACCCGCTCACAGGTGCTGATACAGTACGATAAAGAACACAcatcccagccgggcgtggtggcccacgcctttaatcccagcactcgggaggcagaggcagggggatttttgagttcgaggccagcgtggtctacaaagtgagttccaggacagcccgggctatacagagaaatcctgtctcaaaaaaccaaaatacaaaaccaaaccaaaaaaacaagcaaagaaacaaacaaaaaacccagagagATTCAGTCGTCGGGTCCTGGGTAGAATATTCAGGAAGGTCTTGACGGAACGTAAAGGAAATGGTCACTTCTGAACCAACCCTGTTTGGCCCAATCATAAAAGCAAACCTTGAAAGGATAAAACTACCCTGTAAGTGACACAACTGCATGCTGGGGTAAGTCCCAAACATTTGTAGGAATGTGAAGTGTGTAGCACATGCCAGGAAACAAAGATGCAAGAAAACTCTAGAAACCTAACCCAAGGCTGACCCAGAGCCAGGGGATCTAGAAATCAGCACATGAAGATGAAGTCCACAGAAGATGAAATCCAAAAATAAAGATGCAGCAGAGCTGGGGATGCCGGCACAAGCATACTCCTGTGCAAACACTAGCActcaggtggaggcagggggattggaagccagcctggtatatatgAGTGAGCACATGAGGGACTGCTCAAGagaaaaagttaaataaagacaATAGAGATGCTGGCCATAAGAAAAATAATCCCGCTGATAACAAATGGTGTTAACAGGTTATCTCCAGGGTGAAGGCACCAGCTACTAAGATGCACAGGCAGTGGGAAGAGAAGGCCAGACTAGAGACAAAgctacaatgaaaataaaagtcaataCCAGGCCTGCACCTGGTTTATAAGGAGCTGGGCATAGGACTGTGTAAGAGGAGACAAATGTCGGCGGAGTTCAGCGTGAGAGGGACACGCACGCAGCCTTGTGAGGTTTGAAGGACTGACTGCATCTCCAGGGTAAGGCACGGCGGGTCTGTGCATGAGTCTCAGGTTATTACTTCAGGTCACTGAGCATTTCAAGATATAGAAGATGAATTATTACCAGGGCTCTAACAATAAACAGAAGGCAAAGGTGAGATGAGAGCCCTCAAATCTACACCAGGAATGACAGCTGCTCCTCAGAGGGTCCCTGCCTGCCCTGGCAGAAAACCCAGCTTTTCACTGATACAGGAACTCCAAGCAGTAGTACAACTGCTTGAGGGCTCAGGTCTGCGGGGCAGAGGAAGTATGGCTAAACACGAGTCATCCTCCTGAGAAACAGGCAGAGGAAAATACAGAGATACccacaattctttttcttttttttaaaaaaagatttattatacataagtacactgNagctgacttcagacacaccagaagagggcgtcagatctcattacagNtggttgtgagccaccatgtggttgctgggatttgaactcaggaccttcagcagagcagtcagtgttttgtttttttttttttttggtttttcgagacagggtttctctgtgtagccctggctgtcctggaactcactttgtagaccaggctggccttgaactcagaaattcgcctgtctctgcctcccaagtgctaggattaaaggcatgcgccaccacgcccagcaacagtcagtgttcttacctgctgagccatctcaccaggctgATACCCACAATTCTCATGTAGCTGAGtatggttgtttgaatgagatcGGCCCCCACAGGCTCGGGCTGGGAAGTACTAGGTGGGGCCTTATTAGAGGCTGAGTCACTAGAGAAGGgttttgaggcttcaaaagcccacaccacaCCTGGCATGTCGGCATGTCTTTTTCTGCCCAGGGACCAGGACGTAAAGGTCTGGGctctgctccagcaccatgcttgtcTTCATCTCTCCACTATGGTA
Proteins encoded in this region:
- the Srpk1 gene encoding SRSF protein kinase 1, whose protein sequence is MERKVLALQARKKRTKAKKDKAQRKPETQHRGSAPHSESDIPEQEEEILGSDDDEQEDPNDYCKGGYHLVKIGDLFNGRYHVIRKLGWGHFSTVWLSWDIQGKKFVAMKVVKSAEHYTETALDEIRLLKSVRNSDPNDPNGEMVVQLLDDFKISGVNGTHICMVFEVLGHHLLKWIIKSNYQGLPLPCVKKIIQQVLQGLDYLHTKCRIIHTDIKPENILLSVNEQYIRRLAAEATEWQRSGAPPPSGSAVSTAPQPKPADKMSKNKKKKLKKKQKRQAELLEKRMQEIEEMEKESGPGQKRPNKQEESESPVERPLTENPPNKMTQEKLEESNSIGQDQTLTERGGEGGAPEINCNGVIGVVNYPEDSNNETLRLKEDLHNANDCDVHTLKQEPSFINSSNGDSSPSQDTDSCTPTASEVSETMVCQSSVEQSLTRQDITQLEESIRADTPSGDEQEPNGALDSKGKFSAGNFLINPLEPKNAEKLQVKIADLGNACWVHKHFTEDIQTRQYRSLEVLIGSGYNTPADIWSTACMAFELATGDYLFEPHSGEDYTRDEDHIALIIELLGKVPRKLIVAGKYSKEFFTKKGDLKHITKLKPWGLLEVLVEKYEWPQEEAAGFTDFLLPMLELMPEKRATAAECLRHPWLNS